The following are encoded together in the Daphnia magna isolate NIES linkage group LG8, ASM2063170v1.1, whole genome shotgun sequence genome:
- the LOC116929351 gene encoding putative GTP-binding protein 6 encodes MTVNLIRCGSVIIRMTTCSSNQNLSALLKSPRHASLCVRSLTGDRKSEDDYFKLELCSEENNQDNHDYKDLVHRMHLFPGIRNQVVIVQPFVKWGPKKNELTTPDLMLEEAKALIDSLPNWKCIDTLKVPVESLEKKNVFGSGQFESLQKKIVKNPNISAVFVNVNLLRGIQRKELTTAFRVPIYDRYSIVLQIFKERAKTREAKLQVAFAEIPYLRSCLVGLQKGSKGDGRGSATIVGDGESYYDSKLHLLERRELKIKKELEKMHKKRALLKYERKKREFPVVAIVGYTNSGKTTLIKSLTGDSNMQPQDGLFATLDVTVHAFKLPCNLTVLLVDTVGFISNIPLNLIAAFKATLNDAMDADMIIHLQDASHPDKENQIAAVNDTLKQLNIDSAKPIFQVENKIDKIRPENVSASCLQISAQYGTGLEEMIELIQTKLLEVTNHKLLRLMVPSGSSEYSWLHKEATVVDYSHTENPQYLILDVLITPTVFGKLRSNYPDIRILNK; translated from the exons ATGACAGTAAATCTGATTAGATGTGGAAGTGTGATTATTCGAATGACAACATGTAGTTCAAACCAGAATCTTAGTGCATTGCTTAAAAGTCCAAGACATGCTTCATTATGTGTCAGATCTTTGACTGGAGATAGAAAATCTGAAGATGATTATTTCAAACTGGAACTTTGTTCTGAAGAAAACAATCAAGACAATCATGACTACAAAGATTTGGTTCATAGAATGCATCTCTTTCCAGGCATAAGAAATCAAGTTGTTATTGTTCAGCCATTTGTGAAATGGGgacccaaaaaaaatgaattaacaACTCCAGATTTAATGTTGGAAGAAGCAAAAGCCCTTATTGATTCTCTCCCCAACTGGAAAT GTATTGATACACTGAAAGTTCCAGTAGAATcccttgaaaagaaaaatgtttttggtaGTGGCCAGTTCGAAAGTTTGCAGAAAAAAATCGTAAAAAATCCCAATATATCGGCAGTTTTTGTCAATGTTAATCTTCTCCGAGGGATTCAACGAAA AGAGTTGACGACAGCCTTCAGAGTTCCCATTTATGACCGATACTCAATCGTGTTGCAAATCTTCAAAGAAAGGGCCAAAACAAGGGAAGCTAAACTTCAAGTGGCTTTTGCTGAAATTCCATACCTGAG GTCTTGTTTAGTCGGTCTCCAAAAAGGATCAAAAGGTGACGGGAGGGGAAGCGCAACAATTGTAGGAGATGGGGAATCATATTATGATTCTAAGCTTCATTTGCTAGAAAGGAGAGagcttaaaataaaaaaagagttagAAAAAATGCACAAGAAGCGTGCGCTTTTAAAAtatgaaagaaagaagagagaatTCCCGGTTGTTGCAATAGTAGGATACACCAATTCGG GGAAAACAACTTTAATTAAGTCTTTAACTGGTGATTCAAATATGCAACCTCAGGATGGCCTTTTCGCTACTTTGGATGTAACTGTTCACGCGTTCAAGTTACCTTGCAACTTGACGGTATTACTGGTAGACACAGTAGGGTTTATTTCCAATATACCCTTGAATTTGATTGCTGCCTTTAAAGCTACCCTGAATGATGCCATGGATGCT GATATGATAATACATTTACAAGATGCGAGTCATcccgataaagaaaatcaaattgcAGCAGTTAACGATACGCTTAAGCAATTAAACATTGATTCAGCTAAACCTATCTTTCAGGTAGAGAATAAGATCGATAAAATCAGACCGGAAAACGTTTCCGCTTCATGCTTACAAATTAGTGCCCAATATGGAACTG GATTGGAAGAAATGATTGAATTAATTCAGACCAAGTTATTAGAAGTTACCAACCACAAGCTTTTAAGGTTAATGGTACCTAGTGGTAGTTCCGAATACAG CTGGTTACATAAGGAAGCTACTGTAGTTGACTATTCTCACACTGAAAATCCTCAGTATTTAATTCTTGATGTTTTGATAACACCTACTGTTTTTGGAAAACTTCGTTCCAATTACCCTGACATtagaattttaaataaatga
- the LOC116929352 gene encoding WD repeat domain phosphoinositide-interacting protein 2 isoform X2 gives MSQIRQENDSNAGGVFVNFNQDCTSLAVGTKECYRLFSLSSVDRLDLIYESSSELDEDVCLVERLFSSSLVAVVSLSSPRKLKVCHFKKGTEICNYSYSNTILAVKLNRARLVVCLEESLYIHNIRDMKVLHTIRDTPPNPQGLCALSPNNDHCYLAYPGSSSIGEVQIFDAYNLQAKTMIPAHDSPLAAIAFSSTGTLIATASEKGTVIRIFKVSDGARLHEFRRGVKRCATIYSLAFSADSNFLVASSNTETVHVFRLETTKDAQRPGSSSEEPQGWMGYLSKAVSVSASYLPTQVADVFSQGRAFATVHLPFQGIRNVCALATIQKVTRLLIASTDGYVYIYAINPTEGGDCTLLKQHRLDGSTDNGPENSQTSEVHSAGQGKVKLDSTGSYALIVRGRPFSQMTDSEKFHDMERATETPPANPLRLDDDGEFPPMTQKLD, from the exons ATGAGTCAAATCCGACAAGAAAATGACTCCAATGCAGGAGGTGTTTTCGTCAATTTTAATCAAGACTGCAC gTCTCTTGCTGTGGGAACAAAAGAGTGTTATAgattattttctctttcttctgtGGATCGTTTAGATCTCATTTATGAAAGCTCTAGTGAGTTAGATGAAGATGTTTGTCTTGTTGAAAGACTGTTTTCTAGCAGTTTGGTGGCAGTAGTTAGCTTATCTTCTCCAAGAAAATTAAAGGTTTGCCATTTCAAAAAAGGCACAGAGATCTGCAATTATTCATATTCCAATACTATTTTAGCTGTGAAACTCAACAGAGCT AGACTGGTAGTGTGTTTGGAGGAGTCTCTGTACATCCACAACATAAGAGATATGAAAGTACTACATACCATCCGTGACACTCCTCCAAACCCCCAAGGTTTATGTGCATTATCTCCCAACAATGACCATTGCTATCTAGCCTATCCTGGCTCCTCAAGTATTGGAGAAGTCCAAATTTTTGATGCCTACAATTTG CAAGCTAAAACCATGATACCAGCTCATGATTCGCCATTGGCTGCAATTGCCTTTAGCTCAACGGGAACTCTAATTGCGACTGCCTCCGAGAAAGGGACTGTTATTCGAATCTTCAAGGTGTCTGACGGCGCTCGCCTACATGAGTTTCGACGAGGAGTAAAACGTTGTGCCACAATTTACAGCTTGGCATTCAGTGCTGATTCCAACTTTCTGGTTGCATCATCAAATACAGAGACAGTTCATGTCTTCCGATTAGAAACCACCAAAGATGC ACAACGTCCTGGCTCTTCCAGTGAAGAGCCTCAAGGCTGGATGGGCTATCTTTCTAAAGCAGTCTCGGTATCGGCAAGCTATCTGCCAACTCAGGTGGCTGACGTTTTCAGTCAAGGTAGAGCTTTCGCCACTGTACACCTACCATTCCAAGGCATCCGAAATGTTTGTGCACTCGCAAC GATCCAGAAAGTCACCCGTTTATTGATTGCTTCAACGGATGGGTACGTTTACATTTATGCTATCAACCCGACCGAAGGAGGTGACTGCACGTTGTTGAAGCAACATAG ATTGGATGGATCAACTGACAATGGCCCTGAAAATTCTCAAACGTCGGAAGTTCACAGCGCAGGCCAAGGCAAAGTCAAATTAGATTCGACAG GTAGCTACGCGCTCATTGTCAGGGGACGCCCATTCTCTCAGATGACAG ATTCTGAAAAGTTCCACGATATGGAGCGTGCCACGGAGACTCCTCCGGCAAATCCTCTTCGCTTGGATGACGACGGGGAATTTCCTCCTATGACTCAAAAATTGGACTGA
- the LOC116929352 gene encoding WD repeat domain phosphoinositide-interacting protein 2 isoform X1, which yields MSQIRQENDSNAGGVFVNFNQDCTSLAVGTKECYRLFSLSSVDRLDLIYESSSELDEDVCLVERLFSSSLVAVVSLSSPRKLKVCHFKKGTEICNYSYSNTILAVKLNRARLVVCLEESLYIHNIRDMKVLHTIRDTPPNPQGLCALSPNNDHCYLAYPGSSSIGEVQIFDAYNLQAKTMIPAHDSPLAAIAFSSTGTLIATASEKGTVIRIFKVSDGARLHEFRRGVKRCATIYSLAFSADSNFLVASSNTETVHVFRLETTKDAQRPGSSSEEPQGWMGYLSKAVSVSASYLPTQVADVFSQGRAFATVHLPFQGIRNVCALATIQKVTRLLIASTDGYVYIYAINPTEGGDCTLLKQHRLDGSTDNGPENSQTSEVHSAGQGKVKLDSTGSYALIVRGRPFSQMTADVLGDSEKFHDMERATETPPANPLRLDDDGEFPPMTQKLD from the exons ATGAGTCAAATCCGACAAGAAAATGACTCCAATGCAGGAGGTGTTTTCGTCAATTTTAATCAAGACTGCAC gTCTCTTGCTGTGGGAACAAAAGAGTGTTATAgattattttctctttcttctgtGGATCGTTTAGATCTCATTTATGAAAGCTCTAGTGAGTTAGATGAAGATGTTTGTCTTGTTGAAAGACTGTTTTCTAGCAGTTTGGTGGCAGTAGTTAGCTTATCTTCTCCAAGAAAATTAAAGGTTTGCCATTTCAAAAAAGGCACAGAGATCTGCAATTATTCATATTCCAATACTATTTTAGCTGTGAAACTCAACAGAGCT AGACTGGTAGTGTGTTTGGAGGAGTCTCTGTACATCCACAACATAAGAGATATGAAAGTACTACATACCATCCGTGACACTCCTCCAAACCCCCAAGGTTTATGTGCATTATCTCCCAACAATGACCATTGCTATCTAGCCTATCCTGGCTCCTCAAGTATTGGAGAAGTCCAAATTTTTGATGCCTACAATTTG CAAGCTAAAACCATGATACCAGCTCATGATTCGCCATTGGCTGCAATTGCCTTTAGCTCAACGGGAACTCTAATTGCGACTGCCTCCGAGAAAGGGACTGTTATTCGAATCTTCAAGGTGTCTGACGGCGCTCGCCTACATGAGTTTCGACGAGGAGTAAAACGTTGTGCCACAATTTACAGCTTGGCATTCAGTGCTGATTCCAACTTTCTGGTTGCATCATCAAATACAGAGACAGTTCATGTCTTCCGATTAGAAACCACCAAAGATGC ACAACGTCCTGGCTCTTCCAGTGAAGAGCCTCAAGGCTGGATGGGCTATCTTTCTAAAGCAGTCTCGGTATCGGCAAGCTATCTGCCAACTCAGGTGGCTGACGTTTTCAGTCAAGGTAGAGCTTTCGCCACTGTACACCTACCATTCCAAGGCATCCGAAATGTTTGTGCACTCGCAAC GATCCAGAAAGTCACCCGTTTATTGATTGCTTCAACGGATGGGTACGTTTACATTTATGCTATCAACCCGACCGAAGGAGGTGACTGCACGTTGTTGAAGCAACATAG ATTGGATGGATCAACTGACAATGGCCCTGAAAATTCTCAAACGTCGGAAGTTCACAGCGCAGGCCAAGGCAAAGTCAAATTAGATTCGACAG GTAGCTACGCGCTCATTGTCAGGGGACGCCCATTCTCTCAGATGACAG CTGATGTCCTAGGAG ATTCTGAAAAGTTCCACGATATGGAGCGTGCCACGGAGACTCCTCCGGCAAATCCTCTTCGCTTGGATGACGACGGGGAATTTCCTCCTATGACTCAAAAATTGGACTGA
- the LOC116929355 gene encoding 40S ribosomal protein S23, whose product MGKPRGLRTARKHVNHRREQRWHDKEYKKAHLGTRWKANPFGGASHAKGIVLEKVGVEAKQPNSAIRKCVRVQLIKNGKKITAFVPNDGCLTFIEENDEVLVAGFGRKGHAVGDIPGVRFKVVKVANVSLLALYKEKKERPRS is encoded by the exons ATGG GTAAACCACGAGGATTGCGCACTGCTCGCAAGCATGTCAACCATCGTCGTGAGCAAAGATGGCACGACAAGGAATATAAAAAAGCTCACCTTGGTACTAGGTGGAAGGCTAATCCTTTCGGTGGTGCCTCACATGCAAAGGGAATTGTGCTTGAGAAAGT TGGTGTTGAGGCTAAGCAGCCTAACTCTGCCATCCGCAAGTGTGTCCGTGTCCAGCTCATCAAGAATGGCAAGAAAATCACAGCTTTCGTCCCTAATGATGGTTGCTTGACTTTCATTGAAGAGAACGACGAAGTTTTGGTTGCCGGTTTCGGTCGTAAAGGCCACGCCGTTGGTGATATTCCGG GTGTTCGTTTCAAGGTAGTGAAAGTTGCCAATGTTTCCCTTTTGGCCCTGTACAAGGAGAAGAAGGAAAGACCCCGCTCTTAA
- the LOC116929356 gene encoding transmembrane protein 141-like, with the protein MNNVSELKSRYNQIYPAFGSYTECMSRALFTGLSSSILGFSTAFCVQHLLKNKLPYPISGNILVSSFVAVVVGFQVTSVRAQSCQAAWLAAEEKHTFFTENDSKSD; encoded by the exons ATGAACAACGTTAGTGAATTGAAGTCCCGATACAACCAAATTTATCCTGCATTTGGTTCTTACACAG AGTGTATGTCACGAGCTCTTTTCACTGGACTGTCATCTTCCATATTAG gctTCTCCACAGCTTTTTGTGTCCAACATCTTTTGAAAAACAAGTTACCCTACCCTATCAGTGGAAACATATTGGTTTCAAGCTTTGTAGCTGTTGTAGTTGGCTTCCAAGTTACATCAGTAAGAGCTCAATCCTGTCAGGCTGCTTGGTTAGCTGctgaagaaaaacacacattttttacTGAAAATGACAGTAAATCTGATTAG
- the LOC116929352 gene encoding WD repeat domain phosphoinositide-interacting protein 2 isoform X3, producing MSQIRQENDSNAGGVFVNFNQDCTSLAVGTKECYRLFSLSSVDRLDLIYESSSELDEDVCLVERLFSSSLVAVVSLSSPRKLKVCHFKKGTEICNYSYSNTILAVKLNRARLVVCLEESLYIHNIRDMKVLHTIRDTPPNPQGLCALSPNNDHCYLAYPGSSSIGEVQIFDAYNLQAKTMIPAHDSPLAAIAFSSTGTLIATASEKGTVIRIFKVSDGARLHEFRRGVKRCATIYSLAFSADSNFLVASSNTETVHVFRLETTKDAQRPGSSSEEPQGWMGYLSKAVSVSASYLPTQVADVFSQGRAFATVHLPFQGIRNVCALATIQKVTRLLIASTDGYVYIYAINPTEGGDCTLLKQHRLDGSTDNGPENSQTSEVHSAGQGKVKLDSTDSEKFHDMERATETPPANPLRLDDDGEFPPMTQKLD from the exons ATGAGTCAAATCCGACAAGAAAATGACTCCAATGCAGGAGGTGTTTTCGTCAATTTTAATCAAGACTGCAC gTCTCTTGCTGTGGGAACAAAAGAGTGTTATAgattattttctctttcttctgtGGATCGTTTAGATCTCATTTATGAAAGCTCTAGTGAGTTAGATGAAGATGTTTGTCTTGTTGAAAGACTGTTTTCTAGCAGTTTGGTGGCAGTAGTTAGCTTATCTTCTCCAAGAAAATTAAAGGTTTGCCATTTCAAAAAAGGCACAGAGATCTGCAATTATTCATATTCCAATACTATTTTAGCTGTGAAACTCAACAGAGCT AGACTGGTAGTGTGTTTGGAGGAGTCTCTGTACATCCACAACATAAGAGATATGAAAGTACTACATACCATCCGTGACACTCCTCCAAACCCCCAAGGTTTATGTGCATTATCTCCCAACAATGACCATTGCTATCTAGCCTATCCTGGCTCCTCAAGTATTGGAGAAGTCCAAATTTTTGATGCCTACAATTTG CAAGCTAAAACCATGATACCAGCTCATGATTCGCCATTGGCTGCAATTGCCTTTAGCTCAACGGGAACTCTAATTGCGACTGCCTCCGAGAAAGGGACTGTTATTCGAATCTTCAAGGTGTCTGACGGCGCTCGCCTACATGAGTTTCGACGAGGAGTAAAACGTTGTGCCACAATTTACAGCTTGGCATTCAGTGCTGATTCCAACTTTCTGGTTGCATCATCAAATACAGAGACAGTTCATGTCTTCCGATTAGAAACCACCAAAGATGC ACAACGTCCTGGCTCTTCCAGTGAAGAGCCTCAAGGCTGGATGGGCTATCTTTCTAAAGCAGTCTCGGTATCGGCAAGCTATCTGCCAACTCAGGTGGCTGACGTTTTCAGTCAAGGTAGAGCTTTCGCCACTGTACACCTACCATTCCAAGGCATCCGAAATGTTTGTGCACTCGCAAC GATCCAGAAAGTCACCCGTTTATTGATTGCTTCAACGGATGGGTACGTTTACATTTATGCTATCAACCCGACCGAAGGAGGTGACTGCACGTTGTTGAAGCAACATAG ATTGGATGGATCAACTGACAATGGCCCTGAAAATTCTCAAACGTCGGAAGTTCACAGCGCAGGCCAAGGCAAAGTCAAATTAGATTCGACAG ATTCTGAAAAGTTCCACGATATGGAGCGTGCCACGGAGACTCCTCCGGCAAATCCTCTTCGCTTGGATGACGACGGGGAATTTCCTCCTATGACTCAAAAATTGGACTGA